ctgagtattacctgagtattacctgagttgtatctgagttttacctgagttgtatatgagtattacctgagtattacctgagttgtatctgagttttacctgagtattacctgagttgtatctgagtattacctgagttgtatctgagtattacctgagttgtatctgagtattacctgagttttacctgagtattacctgagttgtatctgagtattacctgagttgtatctgagtattacctgagttgtatctgagtattacctgagtattacctggattttacctgagtattacctgagtattacctgagtattggctgagttgtatctgagttttacctgagttgtatatgagtattacctgagtattacctgagttgtatctgagttttacctgagtattacctgagttttacctgagtattacctgagttgtatctgagtattacctgagttgtatctgagtattacctgagttgtatctgagtattacctgagtattacctgagtattacctggattttacctgagttttacctgagtattacctgagtattggctgagttgtatctgagttttacctgagttgtatctgagtattacctgagttgtatatgagtattacctgagtattacctgagttgtatctgagttttacctgagtattacctgagttttacctgagtattacctgagttgtatctgagtattacctgagttgtatctgagtattacctgagttgtatctgagtattacctgagtattacctgagtattacctggattttacctgagttttacctgagtattacctgagtattggctgagttgtatctgagttttacctgagttgtatctgagttttATGGTACCTGTGTGATGTTGAGCTTGGCAAAGAACCAGCCGTGGTCGACTGGCCACTCCATCATCTCAGGGTGACGAGTGAACAACGCCTTCTGGGCAAACTCCGCCTCCACACCTTCCACCTGCACAGAGGGGGggaggctcttattgtgaaggagacaCGCTCTTACTGTGAAGGAGGGACACTCTTATTCTAAAGGAGggatgctcttattgtgaaggagacaCTCTTATTCTAAAGGAGggatgctcttattgtgaaggagacacgctcttattgtgaaggtggGACGCTCTTATTCTAAAGGAaggacgctcttattgtgaaggagacaCTCTTATTCTAAAGGagggacgctcttattgtgaaggagacacgctcttattgtgaaggtggGACGCTCTTATTCTAAAGGAaggacgctcttattgtgaaggagacaCTGTTATTCTAAAGGagggacgctcttattgtgaaggagagacgctcttattgtgaaggagacacactcttattgtgaaggaggcCACTTTCATTATTTATCTCTTATaggaatgtttgtgtgtgtgtgtgtgtgtgtttgtgtgtgtgtgtgtgtgtgtatgtgtgtgtgtgtgtgtgtgtgtgtgtgtgtgtgtgtgtgtgtgtgtgtgtgtacctccaCCATGTCTCCTGACAGGATGATGTGGGCACACAGGGGGCTCTGGGGGTCGAAGCCCTGCAGTCTGCAGTAATCAGTCTGAGCcagagacatggagagagaggaggcgggGTTCACCTGCAGAGAGCCAATCAGATTCAACCATCAGATTCACCTGTAAGGAATCTTACATCAACGTCCAGGAGGTGAAATTACTGACTGGAGTAATATGTGTACAGACAGGACGTCCTGTTCCTCCGCTCAGTCATGTGACTTCAGTTCCAGAACTGCTGAGTCACTGTGTGCACAAACTGCCGAGTCATGCTGTTGCATAAACACTCCCTGCATGTGTTGTAACTTTAAACGTTAACCCACTCACCGAGTTAATTAGGTCCCTCAGatgaaaagcaacatttaaacaaCGAAGACATATTGTGGAGTGTGTTAGTGACTGTTTGCAGCACTGCACTATAAAGTACTAAATAAAACAGCGGTCTGAGCTCAACAGAAACTCTGTTCAACTAGAGTCCGGTACCTGCAGGTCCTGCACCGAGACCTCCATGCGGGTCAGGTACAGGTAGGGCACCCCGGTCCCGGAGCCCCTCGGCCCGTCGCTCACAGAAAAGGTGTTGGAGAAGGGCCGACCCTGCAGCGGGCTGTGGGACGAGACGGTGGCCATGGAGGCCCAATCACACTGGTGAGCCACGAAGCGAGCCACCCGAGCCACCTCATCGTAGGGGGGGATCCGGAGGGAGGAGGccgaggagaggagggagaaccAGAGGAACAAGAAGCACACAGTCCAGGTAACAGAGAGCATAGCCGGGTCCGTTCCGAAGGAGAGTCACTGAGAGGCTGCGTGTAAACAAccggagagtttcacaataagagtctggaggaggaagaggaggtgctGCGTGTAAACAAccggagagtttcacaataagagtctggaggaggaagaggaggagctgcgtgTAAACAACtggagagtttcacaataagagtctggaggaggaagaggaggagctgcgtgTAAACAAccggagagtttcacaataagagtctggaggagggagaggaggaggagctgcgtgTAAACAACtggagagtttcacaataagagtctggaggagggagaagaggaggagctgcgtgTAAACAACCGgagagtttcaaaataagagtctggaggagggagaagaggaggagctgcgtgTAAACAACCGgagagtttcaaaataagagtctggaggaggaagaagaggaggagctgcgtgTAAAAAAccggagagtttcacaataagagtctcgaggaggaagaggaggagctgcgtgTAAAAAAACGGaaagtttcacaataagagtctggaggagaaagaggaggagctgcgtgTAAAAAAAcggagagtttcacaataagagtctggaggaggaagaggaggagctgcatgtaaacaaccggagagtttcacaataagagtctggaggaggaagaggaggagctgcgtgTAAAAAAAtggagagtttcacaataagagtctggaggaagaagaggaggagctgcgtgTAAAAAAAtggagagtttcacaataagagtctggaggaggaagaggaggagctgcatgtaaacaaccagagagtttcacaataagagtctggaggaggaagaggaggaggagctgcgtgTAAACAAccggagagtttcacaataagagtctggaggaggaagaggaggagctgcatgtaaacaaccggagagtttcacaataagagtctggaggaggaagaggaggagctgcatgtaaacaaccggagagtttcacaataagagtctggaggaggaagaggaggagctgcatgtaaacaaccggagagtttcacaataagagtctggaggaggaagaggaggaggaagaggaggagcagcgtGTAAAAAAACGGaaagtttcacaataagagtctggaggaggaagaggaggagctgcgtgTAAAAAAAcggagagtttcacaataagagtctggaggaagaagaggaggaggaagaggaggagcagcgtGTAAAAAAACGGaaagtttcacaataagagtctggaggaggaagaagaggaggagctgcgtgTAAACAAccggagagtttcacaataagagtctggaggaggaagaggaggtgctGCGTGTAAACAAccggagagtttcacaataagagtctggaggaggaagaggaggtgctGCGTGTAAACAAccggagagtttcacaataagagtctggaggaggaagaggaggtgctGCGTGTAAACAAccggagagtttcacaataagagtctggaggaggaagaggaggtgctGCGTGTAAACAAccggagagtttcacaataagagtctggaggaggaagaggaggagctgcgtgTAAAAAAAcggagagtttcacaataagagtctggaggagggagaggaggagctgcgTGTAAAAAAAtggagagtttcacaataagagtctggaggaagaagaggaggaggaagaggaggagcatcGTGTAAAAAAACGGaaagtttcacaataagagtctggaggagaaagaggaggagctgcgtgTAAAAAAAcggagagtttcacaataagagtctggaggaggaagaggaggagctgcatgtaaacaaccggagagtttcacaataagagtctggaggaggaagaggaggagctgcgtgTAAAAAAAtggagagtttcacaataagagtctggaggaagaagaggaggagctgcgtgTAAAAAAAtggagagtttcacaataagagtctggaggaggaagaggaggagctgcatgtaaacaaccagagagtttcacaataagagtctggaggaggaagaggaggaggagctgcgtgTAAACAAccggagagtttcacaataagagtctggaggaggaagaggaggagctgcatgtaaacaaccggagagtttcacaataagagtctggaggaggaagaggaggagctgcatgtaaacaaccggagagtttcacaataagagtctggaggaggaagaggaggagctgcatgtaaacaaccggagagtttcacaataagagtctggaggaggaagaggaggaggaagaggaggagcagcgtGTAAAAAAACGGAAAGTTccacaataagagtctggaggaggaagaggaggagctgcgtgTAAAAAAAcggagagtttcacaataagagtctggaggaagaagaggaggaggaagaggaggagcagcgtGTAAAAAAACGGaaagtttcacaataagagtctggaggaggaagaagaggaggagctgcatgtaaacaaccggagagtttcacaataagagtctggaggaggaagaggaggtgctGCGTGTAAACAAccggagagtttcacaataagagtctggaggaggaagaggaggagctgcgtgTAAAAAAAcggagagtttcacaataagagtctggaggagggagaggaggagctgcgTGTAAAAAAAtggagagtttcacaataagagtctggaggaagaagaggaggaggaagaggaggagcatcGTGTAAAAAAACGGaaagtttcacaataagagtctggaggaggaagaggaggtgctGCGTGTAAACAAccggagagtttcacaataagagtctggaggaggaagaggaggagctgcatgtaaacaaccggagagtttcacaataagagtctggaggaggaagaggaggagctgcgtgTAAACAAccggagagtttcacaataagagtctggaggaggaagaggaggaggagctgcgtgtaaaaaaaatggagtttcacaataagagtctggaggaggaagaggaggagctgcatgtaaacaaccggagagtttcacaataagagtctggaggaggaagaggaggagctgcatgtaaacaaccggagagtttcacaataagagtctggaggaggaagaagaggagctgcatgtaaacaaccggagagtttcacaataagagtctggaggaggaagaggaggaggaagaggaggagctgcgtgTAAACAAccggagagtttcacaataagagtctggaggaggaagaagaggaggagctgcgtgTAAAAAAccggagagtttcacaataagagtctggaggaggaagaagaggaggagctgcgtgTAAAAAAccggagagtttcacaataacagtttggaggaggaagaagaggaggaagaggaggagctgcgtgTGAA
The Eleginops maclovinus isolate JMC-PN-2008 ecotype Puerto Natales chromosome 24, JC_Emac_rtc_rv5, whole genome shotgun sequence DNA segment above includes these coding regions:
- the creg1 gene encoding protein CREG1, whose protein sequence is MLSVTWTVCFLFLWFSLLSSASSLRIPPYDEVARVARFVAHQCDWASMATVSSHSPLQGRPFSNTFSVSDGPRGSGTGVPYLYLTRMEVSVQDLQVNPASSLSMSLAQTDYCRLQGFDPQSPLCAHIILSGDMVEVEGVEAEFAQKALFTRHPEMMEWPVDHGWFFAKLNITQVWVLDYFGGVKKVTPEEYFNATLHRQHH